One stretch of Estrella lausannensis DNA includes these proteins:
- the ispH gene encoding 4-hydroxy-3-methylbut-2-enyl diphosphate reductase, with protein sequence MHATKQIKLLLSKPRGFCAGVERAIETVEKALKLWGPPIYVKHEIVHNRYVVDDLKEKGAVFIEDLEEVPEGARLIYSAHGVSPMVREHAKRRNLIEIDATCGLVTRVHSAVKRFAALGYQILLIGHRNHVEVIGTAGEAPDVTTIIESKEDVDNLAFAPGEKLFYITQTTLSLDDVKDITEALIDKYPTVETLPSSSICYATTNRQMALREITDQTDLILVVGDPQSSNSNRLREVARNRGVKAFLINNEKEIDPEWMEGVKVIGLTAGASTPEPIVQRCIERLIELGVGEVEDVVYTQEDVVFQLPKPVYNALFARV encoded by the coding sequence ATGCATGCAACAAAACAGATAAAGCTCCTGCTTTCAAAACCGCGCGGTTTTTGCGCCGGAGTGGAAAGGGCGATCGAAACCGTTGAAAAAGCGCTTAAGCTTTGGGGTCCGCCCATCTATGTCAAACACGAAATTGTGCACAATCGCTACGTGGTGGATGACCTGAAGGAGAAAGGCGCTGTTTTTATCGAGGATTTAGAGGAAGTGCCAGAAGGTGCTCGCCTAATCTACTCGGCCCATGGAGTATCCCCTATGGTAAGAGAGCATGCGAAAAGACGAAATTTAATCGAAATTGACGCCACCTGCGGTCTCGTGACCCGAGTTCATTCTGCGGTAAAACGGTTTGCGGCGCTCGGTTATCAGATTCTTCTGATTGGACACCGCAATCATGTTGAAGTAATTGGAACGGCTGGGGAAGCGCCTGATGTCACGACGATCATCGAGTCGAAGGAAGATGTTGACAACTTGGCATTCGCTCCCGGCGAAAAACTCTTTTACATCACGCAGACAACGCTCAGTCTGGATGATGTGAAAGACATTACGGAAGCATTGATTGATAAGTATCCGACTGTGGAAACTCTACCCTCCTCTTCCATCTGCTATGCTACTACCAACCGCCAGATGGCTCTCCGTGAAATTACCGACCAGACCGATCTTATCTTGGTAGTTGGGGATCCGCAGAGCTCAAACTCCAACCGTTTGCGTGAAGTGGCAAGAAACAGAGGGGTCAAGGCTTTCCTGATCAATAATGAGAAAGAGATCGACCCGGAGTGGATGGAAGGTGTGAAAGTCATCGGGTTGACAGCGGGGGCCTCCACGCCGGAACCCATTGTGCAGCGTTGTATCGAGCGGCTGATTGAGCTCGGCGTCGGTGAAGTGGAAGATGTCGTCTACACGCAAGAAGATGTAGTGTTCCAACTCCCAAAACCTGTATACAATGCCCTTTTTGCCAGAGTTTAG
- a CDS encoding DUF721 domain-containing protein, whose translation MIKRVSRKPKGYDGTKTTTRQMDDVLHHVLSQVEKVFADRPDLVLSSWPDIIGNKFASMTRAESFAEGVLTVRVANSTLLSLLNQYEKPKLLEKLKERFPAVEFRQLVFKIG comes from the coding sequence TTGATAAAGCGCGTAAGCCGCAAGCCGAAGGGTTATGATGGGACGAAGACGACAACCAGGCAAATGGATGACGTTTTGCATCATGTGCTGTCGCAAGTTGAGAAAGTCTTTGCCGACAGGCCTGACCTCGTGCTGAGCTCGTGGCCTGATATCATTGGGAATAAGTTCGCCTCTATGACGAGGGCGGAGTCTTTTGCAGAAGGTGTTTTAACTGTCAGGGTGGCCAATTCCACCCTTCTAAGCCTTTTGAACCAGTATGAAAAGCCGAAACTCTTAGAGAAGCTCAAGGAGCGATTTCCTGCTGTAGAGTTCCGGCAGTTGGTATTCAAAATTGGCTGA